The following proteins come from a genomic window of Oricola thermophila:
- a CDS encoding L-threonylcarbamoyladenylate synthase, giving the protein MNANPTHERTRVLPAGSKAVAAAKTVLLDGRTVAIPTETVYGLAADATNGEAVARIFESKQRPSFNPLICHVSDIAMAETFAVFDPLSRKLAEHFWPGALTLVLPLKEGHAIHPLVTAGLDTVAVRAPRGFGAELIEAMGKPLAAPSANRSGRISPTSAQAVRESLGNSVPLVIDGGLTQVGVESTIVKVEDGAIRLLRPGGIAAEEIETVTGQNLDRAGSTAAIQAPGMLSSHYAPNAAMRLNATEVMPGEALLGFGRERIPGANRARAVLVLSETGNTVEAAARLFDYMSRLDASGATCIAVEPIPMEGLGEAINDRLARAAAPREG; this is encoded by the coding sequence ATGAACGCCAATCCGACACATGAACGAACCCGTGTCCTGCCGGCAGGCAGCAAGGCCGTGGCCGCGGCGAAGACCGTGCTGCTTGACGGCCGGACGGTCGCGATCCCGACGGAAACCGTCTACGGGCTGGCGGCAGACGCGACCAACGGCGAGGCCGTAGCCCGGATTTTCGAGTCGAAACAACGGCCTTCCTTCAATCCGCTCATATGTCACGTAAGCGACATCGCGATGGCCGAAACTTTCGCAGTCTTCGATCCGCTGTCACGGAAATTGGCGGAACATTTCTGGCCGGGCGCGCTGACACTGGTGCTGCCGCTGAAAGAAGGCCACGCAATCCATCCTCTCGTCACCGCCGGTCTCGACACGGTCGCCGTGCGTGCACCCCGAGGGTTCGGGGCGGAACTGATCGAGGCGATGGGCAAGCCGCTCGCCGCACCGTCGGCGAACCGTTCCGGAAGGATCAGCCCCACCAGCGCGCAGGCGGTAAGGGAAAGCCTCGGAAATTCGGTTCCCCTAGTGATTGACGGCGGACTGACACAGGTCGGCGTGGAATCGACGATCGTCAAGGTCGAGGATGGCGCGATCCGCCTGCTCAGGCCCGGCGGCATCGCCGCAGAGGAGATCGAGACCGTCACCGGACAGAACCTGGATAGAGCCGGCTCCACTGCCGCTATCCAGGCACCCGGCATGCTCTCCTCCCACTATGCGCCGAATGCCGCAATGCGGCTCAACGCGACCGAGGTCATGCCCGGCGAGGCGCTTCTCGGTTTCGGACGTGAACGCATCCCGGGCGCGAACCGGGCCCGCGCCGTGCTGGTGCTTTCGGAAACCGGTAACACGGTCGAGGCAGCGGCCAGGCTTTTCGACTACATGAGCCGGCTCGACGCATCCGGCGCTACATGCATCGCGGTGGAGCCAATTCCGATGGAAGGTCTCGGCGAGGCAATCAACGACCGGCTGGCGCGCGCGGCGGCCCCGAGGGAAGGATGA
- a CDS encoding DUF6455 family protein, protein MGILARIADRMDRQSHLMDAMMDRLEVDREALAMDTCGARLEAAARSCLMCRDSEECGRWLDGKDDTAPTFCPNIQVFELHRK, encoded by the coding sequence ATGGGTATCCTTGCGCGTATTGCCGACAGAATGGACCGCCAATCGCACCTGATGGATGCGATGATGGATCGCCTCGAGGTCGACCGCGAGGCGCTGGCGATGGATACTTGCGGCGCCCGGCTCGAAGCGGCAGCGCGCTCATGCCTCATGTGCCGGGACAGCGAGGAATGCGGCCGGTGGCTTGACGGCAAGGACGATACCGCGCCGACCTTCTGCCCGAACATCCAGGTCTTCGAATTGCACCGGAAGTAG
- a CDS encoding TAXI family TRAP transporter solute-binding subunit, which yields MNRLARLMIGALAAGLLSAGTAAAQVVTVATGAQGSLAYSSGQAIAKVANDNGITARTQPLVGYLPLINNGEVDFGFSNGVEAEYAFSGTGNYDRAHPNIRLVGVMFPLTTGIMVRADSGIHTIADLKARAGELKIASEYTSSTIIPFYIAGGLANGGMTYEDFQQVPVSSFVAGINALGDGLVDIALVSLNNGAGKQVEAKLAGQGGLEYVSLDNSEEGVKAFKEYLPAGNIVTFKANENIPGMKSDKNLMQIPWVMLTNADTPEDLVYRMTKIIAENNAALKESFGAFGNAKLEKMAPANATPYHPGALKYYEEAGITVGQ from the coding sequence ATGAACAGATTAGCCAGATTGATGATCGGCGCGCTGGCCGCCGGTCTGCTGTCGGCGGGGACGGCCGCTGCGCAGGTCGTCACCGTGGCCACCGGCGCACAGGGCTCACTGGCCTACAGCTCGGGACAGGCCATCGCGAAGGTGGCCAATGACAACGGCATCACGGCGCGCACGCAGCCGCTTGTCGGTTATCTCCCGCTCATCAACAACGGCGAGGTAGATTTCGGCTTCTCCAACGGTGTGGAAGCGGAATACGCGTTCTCGGGCACCGGCAACTACGACCGCGCGCATCCCAATATCCGGCTTGTCGGAGTGATGTTCCCGCTGACAACCGGGATCATGGTTCGCGCCGATTCCGGCATTCACACCATCGCCGACCTCAAGGCCAGGGCGGGGGAACTGAAGATCGCCTCCGAGTACACCTCCTCGACGATCATTCCGTTCTACATTGCCGGCGGGCTCGCCAATGGCGGGATGACCTATGAAGACTTCCAGCAGGTTCCGGTGTCGAGCTTCGTCGCGGGTATCAACGCGCTCGGCGACGGTCTCGTCGACATCGCGCTCGTCAGCCTCAACAACGGCGCCGGCAAGCAGGTGGAAGCCAAGCTCGCCGGCCAGGGCGGGCTCGAATATGTTTCGCTCGACAATTCCGAGGAAGGCGTCAAGGCATTCAAGGAATACCTGCCGGCCGGCAATATCGTGACGTTCAAGGCGAACGAGAACATTCCCGGCATGAAGAGCGACAAGAACCTGATGCAGATCCCGTGGGTCATGCTGACCAACGCCGACACGCCCGAGGACCTGGTCTACAGGATGACCAAGATCATCGCCGAGAACAACGCTGCGCTGAAGGAAAGCTTCGGCGCCTTCGGGAACGCGAAGCTGGAGAAGATGGCACCCGCCAATGCCACGCCCTATCATCCGGGCGCGCTGAAATATTACGAGGAAGCGGGAATCACCGTCGGCCAGTAA
- a CDS encoding FAD-binding oxidoreductase, whose amino-acid sequence MEKTELVTRLKEIAGEGNVFTGTETEPFLSEPRGRWTGKAAAVVRPGTTEEVAAILKIASETGTPVVPQGGNTGLVGGQIPDMSGTAVILSTARLNRIRDIDPDGNTITVEAGVVLQAVQEAADAHDRLFPLSLGSQGSCQIGGNLSTNAGGTGALAHGVARDLCLGLEVVLPTGEILDDLNKLKKDNTGYNLRNLFIGAEGTLGVITAAVLKLFPKPAGRATAFVALPSPAEALALFARARGEAGNGLTAFELMARIGVEFSVRHIEGVRDPLGEHHPWYVLMEISSGQSEEDARGKLEAVLEYGLEDGLVLDAAIAESYAQHADFWRLREGMSESQKPEGGSIKHDISVPVDSVPDFLAEADKAVLAIEPGSRICAFGHLGDGNIHYNISQPVGADRKVFLQLAEVITPAVHGIVRAHGGSISAEHGIGQMKRAELAETKQPVALDLMRRIKKAFDPAGIMNPGKVL is encoded by the coding sequence ATGGAAAAGACAGAACTCGTCACCCGGCTGAAGGAGATCGCCGGCGAAGGCAATGTTTTCACCGGCACGGAAACGGAACCCTTTCTGAGCGAACCGCGCGGGCGCTGGACGGGCAAGGCGGCAGCCGTGGTGCGCCCCGGCACGACCGAAGAGGTGGCGGCAATCCTGAAGATCGCCTCGGAAACGGGCACGCCGGTGGTGCCGCAGGGTGGCAATACCGGCCTTGTCGGCGGGCAGATCCCGGACATGAGCGGCACTGCGGTCATCCTTTCCACCGCGCGGCTGAACCGGATTCGCGACATAGACCCGGATGGCAACACGATTACCGTGGAGGCCGGCGTCGTGCTGCAGGCGGTGCAGGAGGCAGCGGATGCGCATGACCGCCTGTTCCCGTTATCGCTCGGCTCGCAGGGCTCCTGCCAGATAGGCGGCAACCTCTCCACCAATGCAGGCGGAACCGGAGCGCTGGCACACGGCGTGGCCCGCGACCTGTGCCTCGGGCTGGAAGTCGTGCTGCCGACCGGCGAAATCCTGGACGATCTCAACAAGCTCAAGAAAGACAATACCGGATACAACCTTCGCAACCTGTTCATCGGCGCGGAAGGCACGCTCGGCGTGATTACCGCCGCCGTGCTGAAGCTGTTCCCGAAACCGGCGGGCCGTGCCACGGCCTTCGTTGCGCTCCCCTCGCCCGCCGAGGCGCTGGCGCTGTTCGCGCGGGCGCGCGGCGAAGCCGGCAACGGACTGACCGCATTCGAGCTGATGGCACGCATCGGGGTGGAATTCTCGGTCCGTCATATCGAGGGGGTGCGCGATCCGCTCGGGGAACACCACCCGTGGTACGTGCTCATGGAGATTTCCTCCGGCCAGTCCGAGGAGGATGCGCGCGGCAAGCTCGAAGCTGTACTTGAATACGGCCTGGAAGACGGCCTCGTGCTCGATGCGGCAATCGCGGAAAGCTACGCCCAGCACGCCGATTTCTGGCGGCTGCGCGAAGGCATGTCGGAAAGCCAGAAGCCCGAGGGCGGTTCGATCAAGCATGACATATCGGTGCCGGTCGACAGCGTTCCCGACTTCCTCGCCGAAGCCGACAAGGCCGTGCTGGCCATCGAACCGGGATCGCGCATCTGCGCCTTCGGCCATCTCGGTGACGGCAACATCCACTACAACATCTCCCAGCCGGTCGGCGCGGACCGCAAGGTGTTCCTGCAGCTTGCCGAGGTGATCACCCCGGCAGTGCACGGGATCGTGCGGGCCCATGGAGGCTCGATCTCCGCCGAGCACGGCATTGGCCAGATGAAGCGCGCCGAGCTGGCGGAAACCAAGCAGCCGGTTGCGCTTGACCTGATGCGCCGGATCAAGAAGGCGTTCGACCCTGCCGGCATCATGAACCCCGGCAAGGTACTCTAG
- the ubiA gene encoding 4-hydroxybenzoate octaprenyltransferase encodes MSDTIQSRERQGRVADAPSGHWVYRLLPRRLWPHAQLARWDRPIGWWLLLWPCWWSAAMAGLAGAGNPHLAFAPFPHPWHLALFLVGAVAMRGAGCTWNDLVDQDIDEQVARTRSRPLPSGQVTRRQAKSFLALQLLVGFLVLIQFNLFAVLVGVLSLAVVAIYPFMKRFTNWPQLFLGLAFSWGAWMGWAALYGKLAVAPALLYAGSILWTIGYDTIYAHQDKEDDALVGVRSTARLFGEQTKPALVALYSGTLALFAAAFSSAGLPPLVYAGLVAAAGHMLWQIRVLDIDDADQCLKLFKANTVVGWMVFGGLLAAGLTV; translated from the coding sequence ATGTCGGACACCATTCAATCGCGCGAACGACAGGGCCGGGTCGCCGACGCGCCGTCGGGTCACTGGGTCTATCGCCTCCTGCCGCGCCGCCTGTGGCCCCACGCCCAGCTTGCCCGCTGGGACCGGCCGATCGGGTGGTGGTTGTTGTTGTGGCCCTGCTGGTGGTCCGCCGCAATGGCCGGTCTCGCCGGTGCGGGCAACCCGCACCTGGCCTTCGCACCGTTTCCGCACCCATGGCATCTCGCGCTGTTCCTAGTCGGCGCGGTGGCCATGCGCGGAGCGGGCTGCACATGGAACGATCTCGTCGATCAGGACATCGACGAGCAGGTCGCGCGCACGCGCTCGCGCCCGCTGCCTTCCGGCCAGGTGACGCGCCGCCAGGCGAAGTCGTTCCTTGCGCTTCAACTGCTGGTCGGCTTCCTGGTACTGATCCAGTTCAACCTGTTCGCCGTGCTCGTCGGCGTTTTGTCGCTCGCGGTTGTTGCCATCTATCCTTTCATGAAGCGTTTCACGAACTGGCCGCAACTGTTTCTTGGGCTGGCATTTTCCTGGGGCGCATGGATGGGGTGGGCGGCGCTCTACGGCAAGCTGGCCGTGGCGCCCGCGCTGCTCTATGCCGGATCGATCCTATGGACGATCGGTTACGACACGATCTATGCCCACCAGGACAAGGAGGACGACGCGCTGGTCGGCGTCCGGTCCACCGCGCGCCTGTTCGGTGAGCAGACCAAGCCGGCGCTGGTGGCGCTCTACTCCGGCACGCTGGCCCTGTTTGCCGCTGCGTTCAGTTCGGCCGGACTGCCGCCGCTGGTCTATGCGGGGCTGGTTGCCGCAGCCGGACACATGCTGTGGCAGATCCGCGTCCTCGACATAGATGACGCGGACCAGTGCCTGAAACTGTTCAAGGCGAACACGGTGGTCGGCTGGATGGTATTCGGCGGATTGCTGGCGGCGGGGCTGACCGTCTGA
- the purD gene encoding phosphoribosylamine--glycine ligase, with the protein MNVLLIGSGGREHALAAKLAESPLLGTLFCSPGNPGIAEVAECVVLDVTDHARVIDFCRVNGVTLVVVGPEAPLVAGIADALKEAGIAVFGPSAAAAQLEGSKGFTKALCDRMNIPTAAWEKFNNAPKAKNHVRRKGAPIVIKADGLAAGKGVTVAMTVEDACAAIDDCFEGAFGEAGAEVVVEEFLTGEEASFFCICDGTTALPLATAQDHKRVGEGDTGPNTGGMGAYSPASIMTDDLVAETMEKIIKPTMAGMAEQGMAFTGILYAGLMLTDNGPKLIEYNVRFGDPECQVIMPRLKDDLLTLMKAAADGLLSEMSVRWRDEAAATVVMCAPGYPASARKGSVIKLPKALPDVVTIYHAGTAKRGEDLVANGGRVLNVTATGKTVTQALKTAYEAVDAIEWPEGFCRRDIGWREIEREKAQ; encoded by the coding sequence ATGAACGTATTGCTGATCGGATCGGGCGGGCGCGAACATGCCCTGGCGGCCAAGCTGGCCGAGTCCCCGCTCCTCGGAACGCTGTTCTGCTCGCCGGGCAATCCGGGCATCGCCGAGGTGGCCGAATGCGTGGTCCTTGACGTCACCGACCATGCCAGGGTCATCGACTTCTGCCGGGTGAACGGCGTGACGCTGGTCGTCGTCGGGCCGGAAGCGCCGCTGGTCGCCGGCATCGCCGACGCGCTGAAGGAGGCCGGCATCGCCGTGTTCGGGCCGAGCGCGGCGGCGGCGCAGCTGGAAGGCTCGAAGGGCTTCACCAAGGCGCTGTGCGACCGGATGAACATTCCGACAGCGGCCTGGGAGAAATTCAACAACGCGCCGAAGGCAAAGAACCACGTGCGCCGGAAGGGCGCGCCGATCGTCATCAAGGCCGACGGGCTGGCCGCCGGCAAGGGCGTGACCGTCGCGATGACGGTGGAAGATGCCTGCGCGGCCATCGACGACTGTTTCGAGGGCGCATTCGGCGAAGCCGGCGCCGAAGTTGTGGTCGAGGAATTCCTGACGGGCGAGGAAGCATCCTTCTTCTGCATCTGCGACGGGACGACCGCCCTGCCCCTGGCCACCGCGCAGGACCACAAGCGCGTCGGCGAAGGGGACACCGGACCGAACACGGGCGGCATGGGCGCCTATTCCCCGGCCTCGATCATGACGGACGACCTCGTCGCCGAAACGATGGAGAAGATTATCAAGCCGACGATGGCCGGCATGGCGGAACAGGGCATGGCATTCACCGGCATCCTCTATGCCGGCCTGATGCTGACCGACAACGGACCGAAGCTGATCGAGTACAATGTTCGCTTCGGCGACCCGGAGTGCCAGGTGATCATGCCGCGGCTGAAGGACGACCTGCTGACGCTGATGAAGGCGGCGGCGGACGGGCTCCTCTCGGAGATGAGCGTGCGCTGGCGCGACGAGGCCGCGGCGACGGTGGTGATGTGCGCGCCAGGCTACCCGGCCTCGGCGAGGAAGGGGTCCGTCATCAAGCTTCCGAAGGCGCTACCCGACGTGGTGACGATCTACCATGCCGGCACCGCGAAACGGGGAGAGGACCTCGTCGCCAATGGCGGGCGCGTGCTCAACGTCACCGCGACGGGCAAGACCGTGACGCAGGCGCTGAAGACCGCCTACGAGGCCGTCGACGCCATCGAGTGGCCGGAAGGTTTCTGCCGCCGCGACATCGGCTGGCGGGAAATCGAGCGGGAAAAGGCGCAGTAG
- a CDS encoding DUF6101 family protein, whose product MASGAQPVWAGHEFRLDPNRLPQKLVYATRTETGDVHITVDQNGCVLKRKLEVSGLPLNIALPVNVFDGVAARAIYTGPESVMVTLELMHHDPELCVPLFVGHDLEGIARDWQQWSELLGLPMLMVDEDGVVRTLDESAQRVIRDKSHPRRHHAMFAERRPRFLARRRMGTLGVRMVLDGVEIIARD is encoded by the coding sequence ATGGCATCTGGTGCACAACCGGTCTGGGCAGGGCATGAATTCAGGCTCGACCCCAACCGGCTTCCGCAAAAGCTGGTCTACGCAACACGTACGGAGACCGGCGACGTACACATCACCGTCGATCAGAACGGCTGCGTGCTGAAGCGGAAACTGGAGGTCTCCGGCCTGCCGCTCAACATCGCGCTGCCGGTCAACGTGTTCGACGGCGTGGCGGCACGGGCCATCTATACCGGTCCCGAAAGCGTCATGGTCACGCTGGAACTGATGCATCATGATCCCGAGCTATGCGTGCCGCTTTTCGTCGGCCACGATCTCGAGGGCATTGCCCGCGACTGGCAGCAATGGTCCGAGCTGCTCGGTCTGCCGATGCTGATGGTCGACGAGGACGGCGTTGTGCGCACCCTCGACGAGAGCGCGCAGCGCGTCATCCGGGACAAGAGCCATCCGCGCCGGCATCATGCCATGTTCGCCGAACGGCGCCCGCGCTTCCTTGCACGCCGCCGCATGGGCACGCTCGGCGTTCGCATGGTTCTGGACGGCGTCGAGATCATCGCGCGGGACTGA
- the glyS gene encoding glycine--tRNA ligase subunit beta, whose translation MPDLLLELFCEEIPARMQRKAAGDLKKAVTGALVDAGLTYEGAREYWTPRRLTLDIRGVTARSADITEERKGPRTDAPEKAIQGFLRAAGLSSVDEAEVRSDPKKGDFYVAVIRKEGRDAEEIIAEAMPGIIRNFPWPKSMRWGKSSREPGSLKWVRPLQSILCTFGPETEETRVIGFEVDGIRAGNVTYGHRFHAPEPITVRRFDDYAASLEKAHVVLDAERRKDIIATDARNLAFAHGIELVEDEGLLEEVAGLVEWPVVLMGEFEKAFLEIPDEVVRLTIKTNQKCFVTRDPETQQLTNRFILVANIAASDGGEAIVAGNGKVVRARLSDALHFWKTDQADLPDLDGLKASAEKFGLDLKKPLDQRMAKLDRLNVTFHAKLGTQGERVARIARLAEALAPKVGAEPAKARRAAVLAKADLTTEVVGEFPEVQGAMGRIYAELQGEDPDVAQAVEDHYKPLGPTDDVPTDPVAIAVALADKLDTLTGFWAIDEKPTGSKDPYALRRAALGVIRILLENGLRLQLASEGVSEDLLSFFHDRLKVYLRDSGARHDLIDAILSPEDDDLLIVVRKVEALGAMLDTDAGANLFAGTKRALNILAAEEKKDGEGAFEGEADKALMSEPAERELANVLESVSGHVDDHIAKEDYAGAFAALAELRPAVDAFFEAVMVNADDPAVRTNRLRLLSSLRATTRKLADFSKIAG comes from the coding sequence ATGCCAGACCTTCTGCTCGAACTCTTCTGCGAAGAAATCCCCGCCCGCATGCAGCGCAAGGCCGCCGGCGACCTGAAGAAGGCCGTCACCGGCGCGCTGGTCGATGCAGGCCTGACCTACGAGGGAGCGCGCGAATACTGGACGCCGCGACGCCTGACGCTGGACATTCGCGGCGTCACGGCCCGTTCCGCCGACATTACCGAGGAACGCAAGGGCCCGCGCACCGATGCGCCGGAAAAGGCGATACAGGGCTTCCTGCGCGCTGCGGGCCTTTCCTCCGTCGACGAGGCCGAGGTGCGCAGCGACCCGAAGAAGGGCGACTTCTACGTCGCCGTGATCCGGAAGGAAGGCCGCGACGCCGAGGAGATCATCGCCGAGGCGATGCCCGGCATCATACGCAATTTCCCGTGGCCGAAATCGATGCGCTGGGGCAAGTCCTCGCGCGAACCCGGCTCGCTCAAATGGGTCCGCCCGCTGCAGTCGATCCTCTGCACCTTCGGCCCGGAAACCGAGGAGACCAGGGTCATCGGTTTCGAGGTCGACGGCATCCGCGCCGGCAACGTCACTTACGGCCACCGCTTTCACGCGCCGGAGCCGATCACCGTTCGCCGCTTCGACGACTATGCGGCGAGCCTCGAGAAGGCCCATGTCGTGCTCGACGCGGAGCGGCGCAAGGACATCATTGCGACGGACGCGAGGAACCTCGCCTTCGCCCACGGCATCGAACTGGTCGAGGACGAGGGCCTGCTGGAAGAGGTCGCCGGCCTCGTCGAGTGGCCGGTCGTGCTGATGGGCGAGTTCGAGAAGGCATTCCTCGAAATCCCCGACGAGGTGGTACGGCTGACCATCAAGACCAACCAGAAATGCTTCGTGACCCGCGACCCGGAAACGCAGCAACTCACCAACCGCTTCATCCTTGTCGCCAATATCGCCGCCAGCGACGGCGGCGAGGCGATCGTTGCCGGCAACGGCAAGGTGGTGCGGGCGCGGCTCTCCGACGCGCTGCATTTCTGGAAGACCGACCAGGCCGACCTGCCGGACCTCGACGGGCTGAAGGCGTCAGCCGAGAAGTTCGGCCTCGACCTGAAGAAGCCGCTGGACCAGCGGATGGCCAAGCTCGACCGGCTGAACGTCACCTTCCACGCCAAGCTCGGGACGCAGGGCGAACGCGTCGCCCGCATCGCTAGGCTGGCCGAGGCGCTGGCGCCGAAGGTCGGTGCCGAGCCGGCCAAGGCGCGCCGCGCCGCGGTGCTGGCGAAGGCGGACCTGACGACAGAGGTGGTCGGCGAGTTTCCCGAGGTGCAGGGCGCGATGGGCCGCATCTATGCAGAGCTGCAGGGCGAGGACCCGGACGTGGCGCAGGCGGTCGAGGACCATTACAAGCCGCTCGGCCCGACCGACGACGTGCCGACCGACCCGGTGGCGATCGCCGTGGCGCTGGCCGACAAGCTGGACACGCTGACCGGCTTCTGGGCGATCGACGAGAAGCCGACCGGCTCCAAGGACCCCTATGCGCTCAGAAGGGCGGCGCTGGGCGTGATCCGGATATTGCTGGAGAACGGGCTTCGGCTTCAACTGGCAAGTGAAGGCGTTTCGGAGGACCTCCTCTCCTTCTTCCATGACCGGCTCAAGGTCTATCTTCGCGACTCCGGCGCACGGCACGATCTGATCGACGCGATCCTGTCGCCCGAGGACGACGACCTGCTGATCGTCGTGCGCAAGGTCGAGGCTCTGGGGGCGATGCTGGATACGGATGCGGGGGCGAACTTGTTCGCGGGCACCAAGCGGGCGTTGAACATCCTCGCGGCGGAAGAGAAGAAGGACGGCGAAGGCGCGTTCGAGGGCGAGGCCGACAAGGCGCTGATGAGCGAGCCGGCCGAGCGCGAGCTGGCCAACGTGCTGGAATCCGTCTCCGGCCATGTCGACGATCACATCGCCAAAGAAGACTATGCCGGGGCCTTCGCGGCGCTCGCCGAGTTGCGGCCGGCGGTGGACGCCTTCTTCGAGGCGGTGATGGTCAATGCCGACGACCCGGCGGTGCGCACCAACCGGCTCAGGCTGCTGTCGTCGCTGCGGGCGACGACGCGCAAGCTGGCGGATTTCTCGAAGATCGCGGGATAA
- a CDS encoding TRAP transporter permease: MTERARGERTVNAVIAVLATLMCIACILWNIETPTRLGFAVLTEQYLAFQLGMALTIVFLRFGWRGKETSRPDIPNTVLALACFGVLMYAAWDFSWLLKEQFYRPWQITMIGTVVTIAVMEGIRRRAGLTLFIIVAVFLVYSLFADRVPGELVGKALSPVRLVQYVGFDPSAVFSTPLRVGTVIVLLFVFFGQLLFSAGGGTFFTDLAMAATGRTRGGSAKISVVGSALFGSISGSAVSNVVTTGVVTIPLMQRGGYSKRDAGAIEAVASTGGQLMPPIMGAAAFLMAEFLDISYTTVAAAALVPAVLYYISVFVQVDLIAGRDGIAQSADDATGFGDVMAAGWHFLIPFAVLLAGLFWWRLDPEDSALLASVAIVAVGLLRGYRGERLTLRKLARVFVDTGTSMVDLILIVAAAGFVIGILNITGLGFALTLMLVNSVGSSLFLLLLISAAICIILGMGMPTSGVYVLLAALVAPSLVQAGITPIAAHLFILYFGMMSMITPPVALAAFAAATITKTDPLHTGFAAMRIGWAAYIIPFVFVGAPALLLEGSTFEIVVTAVMSAVGIAAIGAAIVGFLHDRLGSGMRVALALLGFGALPIGYLPAAVQPVHLACTAAVILLTAGLFLLKRGGAEDNQIE, translated from the coding sequence ATGACGGAACGCGCCCGGGGCGAACGAACGGTCAATGCCGTGATCGCCGTGCTGGCGACACTCATGTGCATCGCCTGCATCCTGTGGAACATCGAAACCCCGACACGGCTCGGCTTCGCCGTTCTGACAGAACAGTATCTGGCCTTCCAGCTCGGCATGGCCCTGACGATCGTCTTCCTGCGCTTCGGCTGGCGCGGAAAGGAAACGAGCCGGCCCGATATCCCGAACACAGTACTGGCACTCGCTTGCTTCGGCGTGCTGATGTACGCAGCCTGGGACTTTTCCTGGCTCTTGAAGGAACAGTTCTACAGGCCTTGGCAAATCACCATGATCGGAACCGTGGTGACGATTGCCGTGATGGAAGGCATACGCCGCCGAGCCGGCCTCACGCTTTTCATCATCGTCGCGGTCTTCCTGGTATACTCGCTATTCGCCGACCGGGTTCCGGGCGAACTGGTCGGCAAGGCGCTCAGTCCCGTCCGGCTCGTCCAGTATGTCGGGTTCGACCCGTCTGCCGTATTCTCGACTCCACTCAGGGTCGGCACAGTCATCGTGCTGCTCTTCGTCTTCTTCGGACAGCTCCTGTTCTCTGCCGGCGGCGGGACGTTCTTCACCGATCTCGCCATGGCAGCGACCGGCCGCACGCGCGGCGGCAGCGCCAAGATATCCGTCGTCGGTTCGGCCCTGTTCGGCTCGATATCCGGCTCCGCCGTCTCCAATGTCGTGACCACAGGCGTGGTGACGATCCCGCTGATGCAGCGCGGCGGCTATTCGAAACGGGACGCCGGTGCGATCGAGGCGGTTGCCTCGACCGGCGGACAGCTCATGCCGCCGATCATGGGCGCGGCCGCGTTCCTGATGGCGGAATTTCTAGACATTTCCTACACGACTGTCGCCGCGGCAGCGCTCGTGCCGGCCGTTCTCTACTACATCTCCGTATTCGTCCAGGTGGACCTGATCGCCGGACGGGACGGCATAGCCCAGTCAGCCGATGACGCAACCGGCTTCGGCGACGTGATGGCTGCCGGCTGGCATTTCCTCATTCCCTTCGCGGTGCTGCTCGCCGGCCTGTTCTGGTGGCGCCTCGATCCGGAGGACTCCGCCCTCCTCGCTTCGGTGGCCATCGTGGCGGTGGGGCTTCTGCGCGGATACCGTGGCGAGCGGCTGACCCTGCGCAAGCTGGCGCGCGTGTTCGTGGACACGGGCACCTCGATGGTCGACCTGATCCTGATCGTCGCCGCGGCCGGTTTCGTTATCGGCATTCTGAACATCACCGGCCTCGGCTTCGCGCTGACCCTCATGCTCGTGAATTCCGTCGGATCCAGCCTGTTCCTGCTGCTGCTAATCTCGGCTGCAATATGCATCATCCTCGGCATGGGCATGCCGACGTCGGGCGTCTACGTCTTGCTGGCGGCGCTGGTCGCACCATCGCTGGTGCAGGCCGGCATCACCCCGATCGCCGCGCACCTGTTCATCCTCTATTTCGGGATGATGTCCATGATCACGCCGCCGGTCGCCCTGGCGGCCTTTGCCGCGGCGACGATCACGAAAACAGACCCGCTTCATACGGGATTCGCGGCAATGCGGATCGGCTGGGCAGCCTATATCATCCCCTTCGTGTTCGTCGGCGCGCCCGCCCTTCTCCTGGAAGGCAGCACTTTCGAGATTGTCGTCACCGCCGTCATGTCCGCCGTCGGCATCGCCGCGATCGGCGCGGCGATCGTCGGCTTCCTGCATGACCGGCTCGGCAGCGGCATGCGTGTCGCCCTTGCGCTGCTCGGCTTCGGCGCGCTGCCCATCGGCTACCTGCCGGCCGCGGTGCAGCCGGTCCACCTTGCCTGCACCGCCGCCGTAATCCTGCTGACTGCCGGGCTGTTCCTGCTCAAGCGCGGGGGCGCGGAAGACAACCAGATCGAATGA